From a single Vigna unguiculata cultivar IT97K-499-35 unplaced genomic scaffold, ASM411807v1 contig_3, whole genome shotgun sequence genomic region:
- the LOC114171573 gene encoding uncharacterized protein LOC114171573, which yields MSKVYDWFEERLEIQAIADDITSKYVPPHVNIFYCLGGITLTCFLVQVATGFAMTFYYRPTVTEAFASVQYIMTEANFGWLIRSVHRWSASMMVLMMILHVFRVYLTGGFKKPRELTWVTGVVLAVLTASFGVTGYSLPWDQIGYWAVKIVTGVPEAIPVIGSSLVELLRGSSSVGQSTLTRFYSLHTFVLPLLTAVFMLMHFSMIRKQGISGPL from the exons ATGAGT AAAGTTTATGATTGGTTCGAAGAACGTCTTGAAATTCAGGCGATTGCCGATGATATAACCAGTAAATATGTTCCGCCTCATGTGaacatattttattgtttaggGGGAATTACACTTACTTGTTTTTTAGTCCAAGTAGCAACAGGATTTGCTATGACTTTTTATTATCGCCCAACCGTTACTGAAGCTTTTGCTTCTGTTCAATATATAATGACTGAAGCTAATTTTGGTTGGTTAATCCGATCAGTTCATCGATGGTCGGCAAGTATGATGGTCTTAATGATGATTCTACACGTATTTCGTGTGTATCTTACAGGTGGTTTTAAAAAACCTCGCGAATTAACTTGGGTTACGGGTGTAGTTTTGGCTGTATTAACTGCATCTTTTGGTGTAACTGGTTATTCCTTACCTTGGGATCAAATTGGTTATTGGGCAGTAAAAATAGTAACAGGCGTACCCGAAGCTATTCCTGTAATAGGATCGTCTTTGGTAGAATTATTACGCGGAAGTTCCAGTGTGGGCCAATCTACCTTAACTCGTTTTTATAGTTTGCATACTTTTGTATTACCTCTTCTTACTGCTGTATTTATGTTAATGCACTTTTCAATGATACGTAAGCAAGGCATTTCTGGTCCTTTATAG